A region of the Halanaerobiaceae bacterium ANBcell28 genome:
ATCTCCACCCAATACAGTAGCTTGTATGGAGTTTTCTTGGCTGTCTTAGATAAAAGCACTGGCTGTTTCTGAAGCTATTAAAGGAGTATCGGGATATTTTTCATGGAAAGCATCATAGGCCGCTGGATTATAATTTATCCCTACCACATCTAGTATTGTGGCTGCACCCTCTTCTTCCATATAGCCTCCATTAAATGCCCCTAATACAGGTCTTGTATCATCCAGGCTTTTTACAGCAGCCTGTAATCTACCGGCAATCCTTCTACCTTTGGCAGTACCCTGTAAAGGTTCTTCATTAAAGATTGAATACATGACCACTGAAGGATGATTTCTACTGTTAATAACTAATTCCTTTACTCTTTGTAAATTGTCTTCAGCTGAACTAAAAGTGCGATTTTCCTCCATGACTAAGATCCCCAGGCGATCACATATCTCCAGAATCTCAGGATCTGTATTATGAGCACAACGATAAGCATTTGCCCCTAAGTCTTTTAATAATTGAATCCTATATTCCTTGATAGCGTACGGGACTGCTACTCCAACACCAGCATGATCTTGATGGTTACAAAAACCTTTGAGTTTGATATTTTTACCGTTTAAATAAAACCCTTTCTTTGCATCTATATTAATAGTACGGAAGCCAAACTCAGTTATTAGAAAATCCTTTACCTGCCTGTTTTCTTTTTGTTCTTGGTCTAGATTGCTATATATAAGAGATGTCTTTGCCTTATATAAAACAGGGTTTTCAAGTGACCAGAGTTCAGGGTTTTAAATATGGAAAGTCTGTAGTAATTTTCTATCTGAGTAGCCTGCTACAAGACCTTCTTCACTACCTTTAGCTACTACATTGCCTTCCTTATCATAAATTTCTGTCATAATGGAAAACTCCTGTTTAAACTCAAAGCTATTTTCTACCTTTGTTTCAATTTCTAGCTGCCAGTTTCCATCATCTTGCTTAATAGGCTTTATATATGAACCATTATAGGCAATATGGATCGGAGCTTTTTTTACTAAGCATACATTTCGATATATCCCGGCACCTTCATACCACCAACCTTCCCAGGCACTGGCATCAATACGAATGGCAATTATATTTGGAGTAATACCAAAATGCGCCATATCAGTCATATCTACTGAAAAACTTTTATATCCTGAAAAGTTCCTCTTCAAGAGCATACCATTACAATATATTTCTGCATCACAGGACATTCCTTCAAATTCCAATAAAATTTGTTTATCTCTATCCTCATCATCTAAATTAAATTTAATTCTATACCAGCCAATTCCCCGTTCTTTATAGCCCTGATTAGGTGAGCCTTCTTCTGTAAAAGGTTTTTCTGTAACCCAATCATGAGGCAGTGATACCTCTTCCCAATTTGAGTCATCGAAAGATGCCGCTGCAGGACCTTTAGCTGCCCCTCCTTTAGCAAAGCTATAAACATCAATATGCTCTTTTGTTGGAGGAAGTACCGAGATATCCTCATTGATAAATTTCCAGCCATGGTTTAGACAAAAAACCCCTGGCTGATTTCCTAAATGTTTCATATGATACTCCTTTCTTAAAAACATTCTTCTGGCACTTCATGCTATTAATTATTAGATATACAACTTTCGGAGTTGTATTTATATGATTTGAAATTTAAGCTTAGCCATTTGCTGAATGAGCGTTCAAAAAAGCTCCAGTCCTTAAAAATTCAACTCCGAAAGTTGACTTAGATACAAAGTACATCAACAGCATATGCTCTTAGTTTATAATCCCCACTGATTTTTTGACCTGTAATAAGGCTTGTATAGACTTTATCCAGCTGTACTTCTTTTTCTTCATCATTAAAGTTCATAATAAAGATATACTCTTTTTCTCCATCTCTTCTCAATTGTGCCGTAACACCATGAGGCAAGTTAGTATTTATAGCTTTACTTAACTCTAGTTTATTAATGATCTGCTGATAAAAGTCTGACAGAAACTTATCTTCATTCCTTGAAGCAATATAATAAGCCTTGCCTTGACCAAAATTGTTTACAGTTAAAGCAGGCCTGCCAGCATAAAAATCATCTTGATAGCTAGCTAAAGCCGTTGCTGTTTCAAGATGAAGCAAGTCACACAAGACAGCTGCCTTATATTCCCCCTCTAGGGCAAGAGAATTGTCTTCTTTCATCAGTACTCTATTACTGTCTTCATCATATAAGGCATCAATTTCCTCTACCCATATTCCTAGAACATCTTTAAGAGGACCTGGATAACCACCCAAGAAACATAAATCTGTATCATTTACAATACCAGACCAATATGTGCTAACAAAGGTACCTCCATTTTTTACAAATTCCTCAATTCTTTCAGCCACACCCTCTTTTACCATATAAAGCATAGGTGCAATCAATAATTTATACTTTGAGAAGTCTTGCTCCATATCTATAACATCTACAGCAACTCCCTGCTGCCAAAACTCCTTATAATGTCTTCTACAGGTTTCCAGATAATCTTTTTTCTCCTGATGAGGACCAGCTGCATCATCAATTGCCCAGCGATTCTCCCAATCAGAAATGATAGCTACTTCAGCATCAACTGAAGTACCTATAACAGGATCAAATTTCTTCAAAAGATCACCAAGCTCAGCTACATCCTTAAAGACACGAGTATCATCACGACCTGAATGATCAACTACTGCCCCGTGGAACTTTTCAAAACCTCCACGGCTTTTACGCCATTGAAAATATTGAACTGAATCAGCCCCATGAGCTACAGCCTGTATTGATGAAAGTTTATGCATAGCAGGTCGTTTCAACTTAGCAATTGGCTGCCAGTTAGTCATACTTGGAGTACTCTCCATCAGCATGAAGGGCTGTCCACCCTTTAACGAACGATAGGTATCATGAATAAAAGCTACATCAATAGCCCTATCCCAATCCTCTTCATTACCATGCCAGGCTGGGTAACTATCCCAGCAAACCACATCTACTTCAGATGCAAACTTCCAGTAATTCAAACCTACATACTTATACATAAAGTTAGTCGTTATAGGAATAGAAGGTGTTAGCTCTCTAATTGGCTTAATTTCATTTCTATAAAAATCTATTGTTTGTTCTGTTACAAACCTTTTCCAGTCAAGATTCAAAGCATGATTAGATTTCAAACCATGTGGAGCAGGCGACTCTATCCTTGACCAATCAGTAAAGGTATGATTCCAGAAAGTTGTCCACCAGGCTTTATTTAAATTTTCCAAAGTACC
Encoded here:
- a CDS encoding glycoside hydrolase family 2 TIM barrel-domain containing protein, whose protein sequence is MYSNLDQEQKENRQVKDFLITEFGFRTINIDAKKGFYLNGKNIKLKGFCNHQDHAGVGVAVPYAIKEYRIQLLKDLGANAYRCAHNTDPEILEICDRLGILVMEENRTFSSAEDNLQRVKELVINSRNHPSVVMYSIFNEEPLQGTAKGRRIAGRLQAAVKSLDDTRPVLGAFNGGYMEEEGAATILDVVGINYNPAAYDAFHEKYPDTPLIASETASAFI
- a CDS encoding sugar-binding domain-containing protein; translation: MKHLGNQPGVFCLNHGWKFINEDISVLPPTKEHIDVYSFAKGGAAKGPAAASFDDSNWEEVSLPHDWVTEKPFTEEGSPNQGYKERGIGWYRIKFNLDDEDRDKQILLEFEGMSCDAEIYCNGMLLKRNFSGYKSFSVDMTDMAHFGITPNIIAIRIDASAWEGWWYEGAGIYRNVCLVKKAPIHIAYNGSYIKPIKQDDGNWQLEIETKVENSFEFKQEFSIMTEIYDKEGNVVAKGSEEGLVAGYSDRKLLQTFHI
- a CDS encoding beta-galactosidase; this encodes MKKYKAINNFNNFIHGADYYPEQWLDRPDILEEDIRLMKKSNTNTIRVGVFAWTALEPEEGKYNFEWLDKVFERLHENGIKIILATPSGARPDWIADKYPEVLRVNDDRKRILFSRRHNHCYTSPVYREKTAELNRKLAERYGKHPALLMWHISNEYGGSCHCDLCQEAFREWLKDRYGTLENLNKAWWTTFWNHTFTDWSRIESPAPHGLKSNHALNLDWKRFVTEQTIDFYRNEIKPIRELTPSIPITTNFMYKYVGLNYWKFASEVDVVCWDSYPAWHGNEEDWDRAIDVAFIHDTYRSLKGGQPFMLMESTPSMTNWQPIAKLKRPAMHKLSSIQAVAHGADSVQYFQWRKSRGGFEKFHGAVVDHSGRDDTRVFKDVAELGDLLKKFDPVIGTSVDAEVAIISDWENRWAIDDAAGPHQEKKDYLETCRRHYKEFWQQGVAVDVIDMEQDFSKYKLLIAPMLYMVKEGVAERIEEFVKNGGTFVSTYWSGIVNDTDLCFLGGYPGPLKDVLGIWVEEIDALYDEDSNRVLMKEDNSLALEGEYKAAVLCDLLHLETATALASYQDDFYAGRPALTVNNFGQGKAYYIASRNEDKFLSDFYQQIINKLELSKAINTNLPHGVTAQLRRDGEKEYIFIMNFNDEEKEVQLDKVYTSLITGQKISGDYKLRAYAVDVLCI